The Candidatus Pantoea soli genome window below encodes:
- the chaA gene encoding sodium-potassium/proton antiporter ChaA, with product MAAHEKTRHSEYSLIFPLAALAVLTFYGSQTALLPVIGINLLALVAILSSAFSVVRHADVLAHRLGEPYGSLILSLSVVILEVSLISALMATGGAAPALMRDTLYSIIMIVTSGLVGFALLLGGRKFATQYVNLAGVKQYMIAIFPLAILVLVFPNALPGGNFTTTQALIIAAISAAMYGVFLLIQTKTHQSLFVYEHEDDSDDGDPHHGKPSAHSSLWHTVWLIVHLIAVISVTKMNANTLEHLLTELNAPEQFTGFLVALLILSPEGLGAIRAVLMNQVQRAMNLFFGSVLATISLTVPAVTIIATLTDQQLIFGLEPPHMVVMSAVLILCHISFSTGRTNVLNGAAHLALFAGYLLTIML from the coding sequence ATGGCTGCACATGAGAAGACCCGACACAGTGAGTACTCCCTGATCTTTCCGCTGGCGGCGCTGGCCGTGCTGACCTTTTACGGCAGCCAGACGGCGCTGCTGCCCGTGATTGGCATTAACCTGCTGGCGCTGGTCGCCATCCTCAGCAGCGCCTTCAGCGTGGTGCGTCACGCCGACGTGCTGGCACACCGTCTGGGTGAACCTTACGGCTCGCTGATTCTGAGCCTTTCCGTGGTGATTCTGGAGGTGAGCCTGATCTCTGCGCTGATGGCCACCGGTGGCGCGGCACCCGCGCTGATGCGTGACACACTCTACTCCATCATCATGATTGTGACCTCCGGGCTGGTGGGGTTTGCCCTGCTGCTCGGCGGTCGTAAATTTGCCACGCAGTACGTCAATCTGGCGGGCGTGAAGCAGTACATGATTGCGATTTTCCCGCTGGCGATTCTGGTGCTGGTGTTTCCGAATGCCCTGCCCGGCGGCAACTTCACCACCACGCAGGCGCTGATTATCGCAGCGATTTCTGCCGCCATGTACGGGGTTTTCCTGCTGATTCAGACCAAAACCCATCAGAGCCTGTTTGTCTATGAGCACGAAGATGACAGCGACGATGGCGATCCGCATCACGGTAAACCTTCCGCGCACAGCTCGCTGTGGCATACGGTCTGGCTGATTGTGCACCTGATTGCGGTCATTAGCGTGACCAAAATGAACGCCAACACGCTGGAGCACCTGCTGACCGAGCTGAATGCACCGGAGCAGTTTACCGGCTTTCTGGTGGCGCTGCTGATCCTCTCGCCGGAGGGACTGGGGGCGATTCGTGCGGTGCTGATGAACCAGGTGCAGCGCGCCATGAACCTGTTCTTCGGCTCGGTGCTGGCCACCATTTCACTGACGGTACCGGCGGTGACCATCATTGCCACCCTGACCGATCAGCAGCTGATTTTTGGCCTGGAGCCGCCGCATATGGTGGTAATGAGCGCTGTGCTGATTTTATGCCACATCTCCTTCTCCACCGGGCGCACCAACGTGCTGAACGGCGCGGCACACCTGGCGCTGTTTGCCGGCTATCTGCTGACGATTATGCTGTAA
- a CDS encoding gamma-glutamylcyclotransferase has protein sequence MLTREFLLKADCKTSFGDIDEALLWSCEKRAASLSATLACRPDQSPVWIFGYGSLMWNPVFEAEEVASGRLEGWHRAFCLRLTAGRGTVAAPGRMLALKEGGSTSGLAFRLPEDRLHEELELLWKREMITGCYLPTWCALTLDDGRQVTALVFIMDPRHPLYEDDSCRSTIAPLIAQASGPLGTNAQYLFSLEQELGKRGMQEAALTRLAAEVRALQQSAAQRSLTSQD, from the coding sequence TTGTTAACCCGGGAATTCTTATTAAAAGCGGATTGTAAAACATCATTTGGCGATATTGATGAAGCGCTGCTGTGGAGTTGTGAAAAGCGCGCGGCATCCTTATCAGCGACGCTGGCCTGTCGTCCTGACCAAAGCCCGGTATGGATTTTTGGCTACGGTTCCCTGATGTGGAATCCGGTGTTTGAAGCCGAAGAAGTGGCATCCGGCAGGCTGGAAGGCTGGCACCGCGCGTTTTGCCTGCGCCTGACTGCCGGTCGTGGTACGGTCGCGGCGCCGGGCCGGATGCTGGCCCTCAAGGAGGGCGGATCCACCAGCGGGCTGGCGTTTCGTTTGCCGGAAGATCGCCTGCACGAGGAGCTGGAGCTGTTGTGGAAGCGCGAGATGATCACCGGCTGCTACCTGCCAACCTGGTGCGCGCTGACGCTGGATGACGGGCGTCAGGTGACGGCGCTGGTGTTCATTATGGACCCGCGTCACCCGCTGTATGAAGATGACTCCTGCCGCAGCACCATTGCACCGCTGATTGCGCAGGCCAGCGGCCCGCTCGGCACCAATGCGCAGTATCTGTTCTCGCTGGAGCAGGAGCTGGGTAAACGCGGTATGCAGGAAGCGGCGCTGACGCGCCTGGCGGCGGAAGTGCGCGCGCTGCAGCAATCTGCAGCGCAGCGTTCGCTTACTTCGCAGGATTAA
- the prfA gene encoding peptide chain release factor 1, producing the protein MKSSIVAKLEALQERHEEVEALLGDPGVIGDQDRFRALSREYAQLSDVTRCFREWQQVQEDVETAEMLLDDPEMRDMAQEELKLSREKREVLEQQLQVLLLPKDPDDERPCFVEVRAGTGGDEAAIFAGDLFRMYSRYAEARRWQVEIISANDGEHGGYKEVIARITGDGAYGRMKFESGGHRVQRVPETESQGRIHTSACTVAVMPELPEAELPDINPADLKIDTFRSSGAGGQHVNTTDSAIRITHLPTGIVVECQDERSQHKNKAKALAVLGARIHAAEMAKRQAAEASTRRNLLGSGDRSDRIRTYNFPQGRVTDHRINLTLYRLDETMEGKLDTLIEPIVQEYQADQLAALAGQE; encoded by the coding sequence ATGAAGAGCTCGATTGTTGCCAAGCTGGAAGCGCTGCAGGAACGCCATGAAGAAGTGGAAGCGTTACTGGGCGATCCCGGCGTCATTGGCGATCAGGACCGTTTCCGCGCGTTATCACGTGAATATGCCCAGCTGAGTGACGTTACCCGTTGCTTCCGCGAATGGCAGCAGGTGCAGGAAGACGTTGAAACGGCGGAAATGCTGCTCGACGACCCGGAAATGCGCGACATGGCGCAGGAAGAGTTAAAACTGTCCCGCGAAAAGCGTGAAGTGCTGGAACAGCAGCTGCAGGTGCTGCTGCTGCCGAAAGATCCCGATGATGAACGTCCCTGCTTTGTGGAAGTGCGTGCCGGCACCGGCGGCGACGAAGCAGCAATTTTTGCCGGCGATCTGTTCCGTATGTACAGCCGCTACGCCGAAGCGCGTCGCTGGCAGGTGGAAATCATCAGCGCTAACGACGGCGAGCACGGTGGTTATAAAGAAGTGATTGCGCGCATCACCGGCGACGGAGCTTACGGGCGCATGAAATTTGAATCGGGCGGACATCGCGTGCAGCGCGTGCCGGAAACCGAATCGCAGGGCCGTATTCACACCTCCGCCTGTACCGTGGCGGTGATGCCGGAGCTGCCGGAAGCGGAACTGCCGGACATCAACCCGGCCGATCTGAAAATTGATACGTTCCGCTCTTCCGGGGCCGGTGGTCAGCACGTTAACACCACCGACTCCGCTATCCGTATCACCCACCTGCCCACCGGCATTGTGGTGGAGTGTCAGGATGAACGTTCCCAGCACAAAAACAAAGCCAAAGCGCTGGCGGTGCTGGGCGCGCGTATTCATGCGGCAGAAATGGCGAAACGGCAGGCGGCAGAAGCCTCTACCCGCCGTAATCTGCTGGGCAGTGGCGATCGCTCAGACCGCATCCGGACCTACAACTTCCCGCAGGGGCGCGTCACCGATCACCGCATCAACCTGACGCTCTACCGGCTGGATGAAACCATGGAAGGCAAGCTGGACACGCTGATTGAGCCGATTGTGCAGGAGTATCAGGCTGACCAGCTGGCTGCGCTGGCCGGGCAGGAGTGA
- the chaB gene encoding putative cation transport regulator ChaB translates to MPYSSNKDLPDSVRHVLPAHAQTIYQKAFNSAWDQYKDKDERRGDESREEVAHKVAWAAVKNEYAKGDDDKWHPKK, encoded by the coding sequence ATGCCATATTCATCAAACAAGGACTTACCGGATAGCGTCCGCCATGTGTTACCGGCCCATGCGCAGACCATTTATCAGAAAGCGTTCAACAGCGCCTGGGATCAGTATAAAGACAAGGATGAACGGCGCGGTGATGAATCGCGCGAAGAAGTGGCGCACAAAGTGGCCTGGGCGGCGGTAAAGAACGAGTACGCCAAAGGTGACGACGATAAGTGGCACCCGAAAAAGTAG
- the kdsA gene encoding 3-deoxy-8-phosphooctulonate synthase codes for MTQKVVSIGDIQVANDLPFVLFGGMNVLESRDLAMRICEHYVQVTDKLGIPYVFKASFDKANRSSIKSYRGPGLDEGMKIFQALKQAFGVKIITDVHESWQAQPVADVVDVIQLPAFLARQTDLVEAMAKTGAVINVKKPQFVSPGQMGNIVDKFAEGGNDKVILCDRGSNFGYDNLVVDMLGFNVMKKVTNNSPVIFDVTHALQTRDPFGAASGGRRAQVAELARAGMAVGIAGLFIEAHPEPNSAKCDGPSALPLDKLEPFLVQMKAIDDLVKSFPALDTSN; via the coding sequence ATGACACAGAAAGTAGTGAGTATTGGCGATATTCAGGTCGCAAACGATCTGCCATTTGTTCTCTTCGGCGGCATGAACGTGCTGGAGTCCCGCGATCTCGCCATGCGCATCTGCGAACATTATGTGCAGGTTACCGATAAGCTCGGCATTCCCTACGTGTTCAAGGCTTCTTTTGACAAAGCGAACCGCTCGTCAATCAAATCTTACCGCGGTCCGGGTCTGGATGAAGGAATGAAGATTTTCCAGGCGCTGAAGCAGGCTTTTGGGGTGAAAATCATCACTGACGTCCATGAAAGCTGGCAGGCGCAGCCGGTGGCCGACGTGGTTGACGTTATCCAGCTGCCAGCCTTCCTGGCACGCCAGACCGATCTGGTAGAGGCCATGGCCAAAACCGGCGCGGTCATTAACGTGAAGAAGCCACAGTTTGTCAGCCCGGGTCAGATGGGCAATATCGTCGATAAGTTTGCCGAAGGCGGCAATGACAAAGTGATCCTTTGCGATCGCGGCAGCAACTTCGGCTATGACAACCTGGTGGTGGACATGCTGGGCTTCAACGTCATGAAGAAAGTCACCAACAACAGCCCGGTGATCTTTGACGTGACCCATGCGCTGCAGACGCGCGACCCGTTCGGCGCGGCCTCCGGTGGCCGTCGGGCTCAGGTGGCGGAACTGGCACGCGCCGGGATGGCGGTCGGCATTGCCGGTCTGTTTATCGAAGCGCACCCGGAGCCAAACAGCGCGAAATGCGATGGCCCGTCAGCCCTGCCGCTGGATAAGCTGGAGCCGTTCCTTGTGCAGATGAAAGCGATTGACGATCTGGTCAAAAGCTTCCCGGCGCTGGATACCAGCAACTGA
- the hemA gene encoding glutamyl-tRNA reductase → MTLLALGINHKTAPVALRERVAFAPDTLAQALNSLLSQPMVQSGVVLSTCNRTELYLSVEQQADLQEKLVRWLCDYHDLREEDVRNSLYWHQDNAAVSHLMRVASGLDSLVLGEPQILGQVKKAFADSSRDHTLSSELERMFQKTFSVAKRVRTETEIGASAVSVAFAACSLARQIFESLSSVNVLLVGAGETIELVARHLREHSVQKLMIANRTRERAQLLADEVGAEVIGLADIETRLADADIIISSTASPLPIIGKGMVERALKARRNQPMLLVDIAVPRDVEPEVGKLANAYLYSVDDLQAIIEQNMAQRKAAAVQAESIVVQESGEFMAWLRAQSAGESIREYRAQAEGVRAELQERALTALRQGADAEKVLQELAHKLTNRLIHAPTKSLQQAARDGDSERLQILRDSLGLE, encoded by the coding sequence ATGACGCTGCTTGCTCTCGGAATCAACCACAAAACTGCCCCTGTTGCACTGCGTGAACGCGTGGCGTTTGCGCCGGACACGCTGGCGCAGGCACTGAACAGCCTGCTGTCTCAGCCGATGGTGCAAAGCGGTGTGGTGCTCTCCACCTGTAACCGGACTGAACTCTATCTTAGCGTAGAACAGCAGGCGGATTTGCAGGAAAAGCTGGTGCGCTGGTTATGTGATTATCACGATTTGCGGGAAGAGGATGTGCGTAACAGCCTCTACTGGCATCAGGACAACGCCGCCGTCAGCCATCTGATGCGTGTCGCCAGCGGTCTTGATTCGCTGGTGCTGGGCGAACCGCAGATTCTCGGTCAGGTGAAAAAAGCCTTTGCGGACTCCTCGCGCGATCACACGCTGAGCAGCGAACTGGAGCGCATGTTCCAGAAAACCTTCTCAGTGGCCAAGCGCGTCCGGACCGAAACTGAAATCGGCGCCAGCGCCGTCTCCGTTGCCTTCGCCGCCTGCTCCTTAGCCCGTCAAATCTTTGAATCGCTTAGCAGCGTCAACGTGCTGCTGGTTGGGGCGGGTGAAACCATTGAGCTGGTGGCGCGCCATCTGCGCGAGCACAGCGTGCAGAAGCTGATGATTGCCAACCGTACGCGGGAACGCGCACAGCTGCTGGCCGATGAAGTGGGCGCAGAGGTGATTGGTCTGGCCGACATCGAAACCCGCCTCGCGGATGCCGATATTATTATCTCCTCCACCGCCAGTCCGCTGCCGATTATCGGTAAAGGCATGGTGGAGCGTGCGCTGAAAGCGCGCCGCAATCAGCCGATGCTGCTGGTGGACATCGCCGTACCGCGCGATGTGGAGCCGGAAGTGGGCAAACTGGCCAACGCCTATCTTTACAGCGTTGATGACCTGCAGGCCATCATTGAGCAGAACATGGCGCAGCGTAAAGCCGCGGCTGTGCAGGCTGAGAGCATTGTGGTACAGGAGAGCGGTGAGTTTATGGCCTGGCTGCGCGCGCAAAGCGCCGGCGAATCCATCCGCGAGTACCGCGCACAGGCTGAAGGCGTGCGTGCGGAATTGCAGGAGCGCGCGCTGACCGCGCTGCGGCAGGGAGCGGACGCGGAAAAAGTTCTGCAGGAGCTGGCGCACAAGCTCACCAACCGTTTAATTCATGCACCAACCAAATCACTGCAGCAGGCCGCCCGCGACGGCGATAGCGAACGCCTGCAGATCTTACGTGACAGCCTCGGTTTAGAGTAA
- a CDS encoding SirB2 family protein: MASWYPLIKQFHLLTVGLTISLFLLRFYWLTTGSAMLQRRWVRIAPHVNDTLLLLSGVLLVMITHFYPFTPQGSWLTEKLLAVIIYIALGSVALSRRPRKMGTRWVACLIAIVALLFAIKLAMTKMPILGIV, from the coding sequence ATGGCCAGCTGGTATCCGCTGATCAAACAATTTCACCTGCTCACCGTGGGCCTGACCATCAGCCTGTTTTTGCTGCGCTTCTACTGGCTGACCACCGGTTCGGCAATGCTGCAGCGGCGCTGGGTGCGCATCGCGCCGCACGTTAATGACACGCTGTTGCTGCTGAGTGGCGTGCTGCTGGTCATGATTACGCATTTTTATCCCTTCACACCGCAAGGAAGCTGGCTGACGGAGAAGCTGTTAGCGGTTATCATCTACATCGCCTTAGGTTCCGTGGCATTGAGTCGTCGCCCGCGTAAGATGGGAACCCGCTGGGTTGCCTGTTTAATCGCCATCGTCGCGCTGCTGTTTGCGATCAAGCTGGCGATGACCAAAATGCCGATATTGGGGATAGTATGA
- the ispE gene encoding 4-(cytidine 5'-diphospho)-2-C-methyl-D-erythritol kinase: MITTWPAPAKLNLFLYITGRRADGYHNLQTLFQFLDYGDTLHITPDNSGTLTLLTPLAGVPDGDNLIVRAARLLQQAAVEKGTLPAGAGAQIALEKRLPMGGGLGGGSSDAATVLVALNHLWQTALSVDELAALGIRLGADVPVFVRGHAAFAEGVGEVIQPAEPAEKWYLVAHPGISIATPDIFRDAGLTRNSPIRTLDELLQQPFHNDCEAVARKRFREVDALLSWLLEYAPSRLTGTGACVFAEFNTEAEARQVLEHAPKWISGFVARGLNLSPLQRTLSGL; encoded by the coding sequence ATGATCACCACCTGGCCCGCGCCGGCAAAATTAAACCTCTTTTTGTACATCACTGGCCGTCGTGCGGACGGCTACCATAACCTGCAAACGCTGTTTCAGTTCCTGGATTACGGTGACACGTTACATATCACGCCTGATAACAGCGGCACCCTCACCCTGCTGACCCCGCTGGCCGGCGTGCCGGATGGCGATAACCTGATCGTGCGCGCCGCCCGTCTGCTGCAGCAGGCGGCGGTGGAGAAAGGCACGCTGCCTGCCGGTGCCGGTGCGCAAATCGCCCTGGAGAAGCGTCTGCCGATGGGCGGTGGCCTGGGCGGCGGATCGTCGGATGCCGCCACGGTGCTGGTGGCGCTGAATCATCTGTGGCAGACGGCGCTGAGCGTTGATGAACTGGCTGCGCTGGGCATTCGGCTGGGCGCGGACGTGCCGGTGTTTGTCCGCGGTCATGCGGCCTTTGCCGAGGGCGTGGGTGAAGTGATCCAGCCAGCCGAACCGGCAGAAAAATGGTATCTGGTGGCGCATCCGGGCATCAGTATTGCCACGCCGGATATCTTCCGCGATGCCGGGCTGACGCGCAATTCACCAATACGCACATTAGATGAACTGCTGCAGCAACCTTTTCACAATGATTGTGAGGCTGTGGCAAGAAAACGTTTTCGTGAGGTTGATGCGCTGCTTTCCTGGCTGCTAGAATACGCGCCGTCGCGCCTGACCGGGACCGGAGCTTGTGTGTTTGCTGAATTTAACACCGAAGCTGAGGCTCGTCAGGTGCTGGAGCATGCCCCGAAATGGATAAGTGGCTTTGTGGCGCGCGGGCTTAATCTCTCGCCGTTGCAGCGCACCCTTTCCGGGCTCTAA
- a CDS encoding serine/threonine protein kinase, translating into MSANENHTPNALPAGYRFNEFEIKEVIGGGGFGIVYRAWDHQLERTIAIKEYMPVSLAVRAADLSLELRGERFQKLFNAGRNSFIQEARLLARFNHPGLLHVLRFWEENGTAYMGTLYYSGMTLKEWQLTSPEQIDEAWIRRLLPPLFGAINTIHTAGYLHRDISLDNIQIQENQLPVLLDFGSARKEIGNLSDETEIMLKPGFAPIEQYSEEGEVEQGPWTDIYALGAVLHTLITGHAPPVSVVRCIEDNYQPLVERKPAGYSLPLLHAIDCALAMKPQDRPQSIDAFARLIDLPVNDVEALITAIPLANEPPAAAEPAAMPAPEPQVIAVNHGAASAEPVTPRAVRRLSPGLLALAAVAVVAVGIVVWKSSQHSETPPVASTAQPAAPAAGATPAPATSSAPTMATVYLQLQAGENIVLNGQAQDVKPASSGFASLNLAAGSYRIEVQSGGKVRSQMLTINQPGTWLINPAK; encoded by the coding sequence CAGCTAGAACGCACCATCGCCATCAAAGAGTACATGCCGGTGTCACTGGCGGTACGCGCTGCCGATTTGTCTCTGGAACTGCGCGGTGAGCGGTTTCAGAAACTGTTTAACGCCGGGCGCAACAGCTTTATTCAGGAGGCCCGCCTGCTGGCGCGTTTCAATCATCCCGGCTTGCTGCACGTGCTGCGCTTCTGGGAAGAGAATGGCACCGCCTATATGGGCACGCTCTACTACAGCGGCATGACGCTGAAAGAGTGGCAGCTGACCAGCCCGGAGCAGATTGACGAAGCCTGGATTCGCCGCCTGCTGCCGCCGCTGTTTGGCGCGATTAATACCATTCACACCGCAGGCTACCTGCACCGTGACATCTCGCTGGACAATATCCAGATTCAGGAAAACCAGCTGCCGGTGCTGCTGGATTTCGGCTCGGCCCGCAAAGAGATTGGCAACCTTTCCGATGAAACGGAAATCATGCTGAAGCCGGGATTTGCGCCCATTGAGCAGTACAGCGAAGAAGGCGAAGTTGAACAAGGCCCGTGGACTGACATTTATGCGCTTGGCGCGGTGCTGCATACGCTGATCACCGGGCATGCGCCGCCGGTCAGCGTGGTGCGCTGTATTGAAGACAACTATCAGCCGCTGGTGGAGCGCAAACCCGCAGGTTATAGCCTGCCGCTGCTGCATGCCATTGACTGTGCGCTGGCGATGAAGCCGCAGGATCGTCCGCAGAGCATTGACGCTTTTGCCCGGCTGATTGACCTGCCGGTCAATGATGTGGAAGCGCTGATTACTGCAATACCGCTGGCGAATGAACCGCCGGCCGCAGCGGAACCGGCCGCGATGCCTGCGCCAGAGCCGCAGGTAATCGCGGTCAATCACGGTGCAGCCAGCGCGGAACCGGTCACGCCACGCGCTGTGCGTCGGCTCTCGCCGGGCCTGCTGGCGCTGGCGGCTGTCGCGGTCGTGGCGGTGGGTATTGTGGTGTGGAAAAGCAGTCAGCACAGCGAAACGCCGCCGGTGGCCTCCACCGCGCAGCCGGCAGCACCCGCAGCAGGCGCCACGCCAGCGCCCGCCACCAGCAGCGCACCGACCATGGCAACGGTCTATCTGCAGCTGCAGGCAGGTGAGAATATTGTGCTGAATGGCCAGGCGCAGGATGTGAAGCCGGCCAGCAGTGGTTTTGCCTCACTGAATCTGGCGGCGGGCAGTTATCGGATTGAAGTCCAGAGCGGCGGCAAGGTGCGCAGCCAGATGCTGACCATCAACCAGCCGGGAACCTGGCTGATTAATCCTGCGAAGTAA
- the prmC gene encoding peptide chain release factor N(5)-glutamine methyltransferase, giving the protein MDIRRWLQHAIATLSGGESPKRDAEILLGFVTGKSRSWLIAFDDSGLSGSQLQQLDALLARRVQGEPIAHLVGEREFWSLPLRVSDATLIPRPDTEVLVEQALAHLPARAATILDLGTGTGAIALALASERPDCEVIGCDRVPDAVTLAQDNARRLHITNACFRLSHWFDALPARRFDMIVSNPPYIDASDVHLQQGDVRFEPLSALVAAEAGLADLRFIIRNAPHWLQAHGWLLLEHGWQQGTAVQALMTQHGYQAVCTVNDYGGNPRVTLGQLIKEA; this is encoded by the coding sequence ATGGATATCCGTCGCTGGCTGCAGCACGCCATCGCGACGCTGTCTGGCGGCGAGAGTCCGAAGCGCGATGCAGAAATCCTGCTGGGATTTGTCACCGGGAAATCACGCAGCTGGCTGATCGCCTTTGATGACAGCGGGTTATCCGGGTCGCAGCTGCAGCAGCTTGACGCGCTGCTGGCGCGTCGCGTGCAGGGTGAACCCATTGCCCACCTGGTGGGGGAGCGGGAGTTCTGGTCGCTGCCGCTGCGCGTCAGTGACGCCACGCTGATCCCGCGGCCGGATACCGAGGTGCTGGTGGAGCAGGCGCTGGCGCACCTGCCTGCCCGTGCAGCGACCATTCTCGACCTCGGCACCGGCACCGGGGCTATCGCGCTGGCGCTGGCCAGCGAACGCCCGGACTGCGAGGTCATCGGCTGCGATCGGGTGCCGGACGCGGTCACGCTGGCGCAGGACAACGCCCGGCGTCTGCACATCACCAATGCCTGCTTCCGGCTCAGCCACTGGTTTGACGCCCTGCCGGCGCGGCGCTTCGATATGATTGTCAGCAATCCGCCTTACATCGATGCCAGCGATGTGCATCTGCAGCAGGGCGATGTGCGCTTTGAACCCCTCAGTGCGCTGGTGGCGGCTGAAGCGGGCCTCGCCGACCTGCGTTTTATCATTCGTAACGCACCGCACTGGCTGCAGGCGCACGGCTGGCTGCTGCTGGAGCATGGCTGGCAGCAGGGCACAGCGGTACAGGCGCTGATGACGCAGCACGGCTATCAGGCCGTTTGTACCGTGAATGACTACGGCGGCAATCCGCGCGTGACTTTAGGACAACTGATTAAGGAAGCATGA
- the sirB1 gene encoding invasion regulator SirB1, whose protein sequence is MTSPVQLDFSETPLSEAVIGATCAIRNDFSAPSVQQQLADLVEEARAYVSSEQDADLQLEKLLELFYSQWGFGGASGVYNLSDALWIDKVLKSRQGTAVSLGVILLHIAEELELPLMPVIFPTQLILRADWLDGEMWLINPFNGETLDTHTLEVWLKGNISPTAKLYSDDLDEAKTISVMRKMLDTLKAALMEEKQMELALNVSQVLLQIDPDDPYEIRDRGLIYAQLECEHIALTDLTYFVEQCPEDPVSEMIKVQIHAIEQKQVTLH, encoded by the coding sequence ATGACCTCGCCAGTACAACTCGATTTTAGTGAAACACCGTTAAGTGAAGCGGTCATTGGCGCCACCTGCGCCATCCGCAATGATTTTTCTGCTCCTTCGGTTCAGCAGCAGCTGGCCGATCTGGTCGAAGAGGCACGCGCCTACGTCAGCAGTGAGCAGGACGCAGATTTACAGCTGGAGAAGCTGCTGGAGCTGTTCTATAGCCAGTGGGGCTTCGGCGGCGCCAGCGGCGTGTACAATTTATCGGACGCGTTGTGGATCGATAAAGTGCTGAAAAGCCGCCAGGGCACCGCCGTGTCGCTGGGCGTGATCCTGCTGCACATTGCCGAAGAGCTGGAACTGCCGCTGATGCCGGTGATTTTTCCCACCCAGCTGATTCTGCGCGCCGACTGGCTGGACGGTGAGATGTGGTTAATCAACCCGTTCAACGGCGAAACGCTGGATACCCATACGCTGGAAGTCTGGCTGAAGGGCAACATCAGCCCGACAGCGAAACTGTACTCGGATGACCTCGACGAGGCCAAAACCATCAGCGTAATGCGCAAAATGCTGGATACGCTGAAGGCGGCGCTGATGGAAGAGAAGCAGATGGAGCTGGCGCTCAACGTCAGCCAGGTGCTGCTGCAGATCGACCCGGACGATCCGTACGAGATCCGCGACCGCGGCCTGATTTACGCACAGCTGGAGTGTGAGCATATCGCGCTGACCGATTTAACCTATTTCGTTGAGCAGTGTCCTGAGGACCCGGTCAGCGAAATGATTAAAGTGCAGATTCACGCAATTGAACAGAAACAGGTGACGCTCCATTAA
- the lolB gene encoding lipoprotein insertase outer membrane protein LolB: MHLPPRKLLRLLPLASVLLAACSLHQPQQGPGPSTTSPQWQQHQQAVAKISHYQTRGAFAYLSDKQKVYARFNWQQTAADRYRLLLTNPLGSTELQLDAQGSVVQIVDNKGKRYVSNDAEKMISQLTGMDIPLANLRQWMMGLPGDATDYQLNDQYQLRSLSWSRNGQQWKVSIADYDTKVNPPLPANLELTEGDQRIKLRMDSWTTQ; the protein is encoded by the coding sequence ATGCATTTGCCCCCGCGCAAGCTGTTGCGCCTTTTGCCCCTCGCCAGCGTCCTGCTGGCGGCCTGTAGCCTCCATCAGCCGCAGCAGGGTCCCGGCCCCAGCACAACCTCACCGCAGTGGCAGCAGCACCAGCAGGCGGTGGCGAAAATCAGCCACTACCAGACGCGCGGCGCTTTTGCCTATCTCTCTGATAAACAAAAAGTCTATGCCCGCTTTAACTGGCAGCAGACCGCCGCAGATCGCTATCGCCTGCTGCTGACTAATCCGCTCGGCAGTACCGAACTGCAGCTGGATGCGCAGGGCTCAGTAGTACAAATCGTTGACAACAAAGGCAAGCGCTACGTCAGCAACGATGCAGAGAAGATGATTTCACAGCTGACCGGCATGGATATTCCGCTGGCAAATCTGCGTCAGTGGATGATGGGCCTGCCGGGCGATGCCACCGATTATCAGCTGAACGATCAGTACCAGCTGCGCAGTCTTTCGTGGAGCCGCAACGGCCAGCAGTGGAAAGTCAGCATTGCGGATTACGACACCAAAGTGAACCCACCGCTGCCGGCGAACCTTGAACTTACCGAAGGCGATCAGCGTATCAAGCTGCGCATGGATAGCTGGACCACGCAATGA